Within Candidatus Roizmanbacteria bacterium CG_4_9_14_0_2_um_filter_38_17, the genomic segment GGAAGAAAATTAGCAAAAGGTTAGCAATTTGGATTGGATGTTACTTGATGCAATGAATGGCCGTTTGTTCGGATTCTCTCGTGATGCATAACGATCTAAGCAACACAATAAATTTGGCAAGCGAATTAAGTCTTTACGAAAAAAGAAAAATATGACACAAGAAGATTTAGCTTTTGAAATAGGCGTAGACAGAAGCTATATGGGATTTATTGAACGAGGAGAAAGAAACCTAACTTTGGAAAAAATAGCAAAAATTGCCAAAGCATTAAGTGTTTCTCTATCAGAACTATTTAAAGGTATATAAATAGTGAGTAGCGGGGTGGGGTAAGTTTATGCGTTATCGTATGCTCTCAAGTCTGGAATGTAGATATACGCATTCTACCTCTCAATATGGTACTTACATTTAGAACTGGCGATTATATGTCACAGCGGCTTGCTATGCTATAATTTTGTGATGTTTAGGCTTGC encodes:
- a CDS encoding XRE family transcriptional regulator, which codes for MTQEDLAFEIGVDRSYMGFIERGERNLTLEKIAKIAKALSVSLSELFKGI